One genomic segment of Polyangia bacterium includes these proteins:
- a CDS encoding HlyD family efflux transporter periplasmic adaptor subunit, which translates to MTSPSKGDAAMDVPRLRPQRGRRRVLGYAAAIFVLVALTVTLRQLRPAAPSVDRATVWIDTVKRGPLVREVQSQGELVPEEIRWISAVAPARVEKILVRPGTAVRQDTVLLVLANADLELGALEAERQLASGLSGLVNLQATLDGQQLAQQSQLASLRSELGEARRRAAADDDLAKKGYLSELERGQSRDRASELAGRLAFEERRLAALVRGDGAQIAAQREQVERQRSIARVRRREVDDLTVKAGVDGVLQQLPLQVGQSVAAGALLAKVARPDRLKAEIRVPEVQAKDVRLDLPVAVDTHSAVIAGRVIRIDPAVLGGYVKVDVALTGPLPAGARPDLSVTATIELDRLDNVLFVGRPAFGQPNATVGLFKLEADGETATRTAVLLGRGSVKAMEVVSGIGEGDRVILSDMAQWSAADRVRLK; encoded by the coding sequence ATGACGTCGCCAAGCAAAGGCGACGCGGCGATGGATGTTCCACGGCTGCGCCCCCAGCGCGGTCGTCGCCGGGTGCTCGGCTACGCAGCAGCCATCTTCGTTCTGGTGGCGCTCACGGTGACATTGCGGCAGCTGCGTCCAGCAGCGCCGTCTGTCGACCGGGCCACGGTCTGGATCGACACCGTCAAGCGCGGTCCGCTGGTGCGCGAGGTGCAAAGTCAGGGTGAATTGGTGCCCGAAGAGATTCGCTGGATCTCGGCGGTGGCCCCGGCGCGGGTCGAGAAGATCTTGGTGCGCCCAGGAACCGCCGTGCGGCAGGACACCGTCTTGCTGGTGCTGGCCAACGCCGATCTGGAACTGGGCGCGCTGGAGGCCGAGCGCCAACTGGCCAGCGGTTTGTCCGGCCTGGTAAATCTGCAGGCCACTTTGGACGGACAACAACTGGCGCAGCAATCGCAACTGGCGTCTTTGCGCTCCGAACTGGGTGAAGCCCGGCGCCGGGCCGCGGCCGACGACGATCTGGCCAAGAAGGGCTATCTGTCAGAGTTGGAGCGCGGCCAATCCCGCGATCGGGCCAGCGAGCTGGCCGGCCGATTGGCGTTCGAAGAAAGAAGGCTGGCAGCCTTGGTCCGCGGCGACGGGGCGCAGATCGCGGCCCAACGTGAACAGGTGGAACGGCAGCGTTCCATTGCGCGCGTGCGGCGGCGCGAGGTCGACGATCTCACGGTGAAGGCGGGCGTGGACGGCGTCTTGCAACAATTGCCGTTGCAGGTTGGGCAATCGGTGGCGGCGGGTGCCTTGCTGGCGAAAGTGGCGCGACCCGACCGACTGAAAGCAGAGATCCGCGTCCCCGAAGTACAGGCCAAGGACGTGCGCCTGGATCTGCCGGTGGCCGTCGACACTCACAGTGCCGTCATCGCGGGCCGAGTGATCCGCATCGACCCGGCGGTTCTGGGGGGCTACGTGAAAGTGGACGTGGCACTGACTGGACCCTTGCCGGCGGGTGCGCGTCCCGATCTCAGCGTGACGGCCACCATCGAACTGGACCGCCTGGACAACGTCCTGTTCGTCGGCCGGCCCGCCTTCGGGCAGCCCAACGCCACGGTCGGTCTTTTCAAGTTGGAAGCCGACGGTGAGACCGCGACCAGGACCGCGGTCTTGCTGGGGCGCGGTTCGGTCAAAGCCATGGAGGTGGTGAGCGGAATCGGCGAAGGCGATCGGGTGATTCTGTCCGACATGGCCCAGTGGAGCGCGGCTGACCGCGTGCGACTGAAGTAG
- a CDS encoding sigma-54 dependent transcriptional regulator, translated as MQTLASRVLCADDQADVLEALRLLLKGEGFEVVIASSPAGALAVAETQELDVVLIDLNYARDTTSGREGLDLLPRLHAVDPSLPVVVMTAWATVDGAVEAIRRGARDYVQKPWENQRLIATLRNQVTLGSALRKSRGLEDAAARSSGRNLPPLFARSRVMQPVLRLMERVGPSDANVLVTGPHGSGKEVVARWLHTASLRATKPFVAVNGGGLADGVFESELFGHVRGAFTDAKTDRAGCFEVAEGGTLFLDEVANMPTGQQAKLLRVLQTGEFHPVGSSRLRHADVRIVTATNVDIAEEVRARRFREDLLYRLNTVEIRLPPLRDRREDVPDLAGHFLTRQAARYGKALARFSAGAMDALLDHSWPGNVRELEHVVERAVLMGEGTEIKVADLFLSARQEGAASFETMTLEEVERHLIQRALARCASVSDAAKALGLSRSALYRRLQHFGLQES; from the coding sequence ATGCAGACGCTCGCATCGCGGGTTCTTTGCGCCGACGATCAGGCGGACGTACTGGAGGCGTTGCGCCTGCTCCTGAAGGGCGAAGGCTTTGAAGTCGTCATCGCCAGCTCGCCGGCCGGGGCCCTGGCGGTAGCGGAGACGCAGGAGCTGGATGTCGTTCTCATCGATCTGAATTACGCCCGCGACACCACGTCGGGCCGCGAAGGGTTGGATCTTCTGCCCCGGCTACACGCCGTTGATCCGTCGCTGCCGGTGGTGGTAATGACTGCCTGGGCCACCGTTGACGGCGCGGTGGAAGCGATTCGGCGCGGGGCGCGCGACTATGTGCAAAAGCCCTGGGAAAACCAGCGCCTGATTGCCACCTTGCGAAACCAGGTGACGCTGGGCAGCGCCTTGCGAAAAAGTCGCGGCCTGGAAGATGCGGCTGCTCGTTCGTCGGGACGCAATTTGCCGCCGCTCTTCGCTCGCTCGCGCGTCATGCAGCCGGTGCTGCGGCTGATGGAACGGGTGGGGCCATCCGACGCCAACGTGCTGGTCACCGGGCCGCACGGCAGCGGCAAAGAAGTGGTGGCGCGCTGGCTTCACACGGCATCGCTGCGGGCCACCAAACCATTCGTGGCCGTCAACGGCGGCGGCCTGGCCGACGGTGTCTTTGAAAGCGAATTGTTCGGTCACGTGCGGGGCGCGTTCACCGACGCCAAGACCGATCGCGCCGGCTGCTTCGAGGTGGCCGAAGGCGGAACCCTGTTCCTGGACGAAGTGGCCAACATGCCGACGGGCCAGCAAGCCAAGCTGCTGCGAGTCCTGCAGACCGGCGAGTTTCATCCCGTGGGATCCTCACGCCTCCGGCACGCAGACGTTCGCATCGTCACCGCCACCAACGTCGATATCGCCGAGGAGGTTCGTGCCCGGCGATTTCGCGAAGACCTGCTTTACCGGCTGAACACGGTCGAGATCCGTCTGCCGCCGCTACGCGATCGGCGAGAAGACGTTCCCGATCTGGCCGGGCATTTTTTGACCCGACAGGCGGCCCGCTACGGCAAGGCGCTGGCGCGTTTCAGCGCCGGTGCCATGGACGCTCTGCTGGATCACTCCTGGCCAGGCAATGTCCGCGAACTTGAACATGTCGTCGAACGCGCCGTCCTGATGGGAGAAGGGACGGAGATCAAAGTCGCCGATCTGTTCTTGAGCGCCCGCCAGGAGGGCGCCGCGTCTTTCGAGACCATGACGCTGGAAGAGGTCGAGCGACATCTGATCCAGCGCGCTCTCGCCCGATGCGCCAGCGTCAGCGATGCCGCGAAGGCCCTGGGACTGTCTCGAAGCGCGCTTTATCGGCGGCTGCAACACTTCGGGCTGCAAGAGTCATGA
- a CDS encoding TolC family protein, whose amino-acid sequence MIAAVSLLLILDAAPAVADDGGRSLGIGQAVALAVQHNPKLAAASVTVVGSEEGIVAASGADDFLWDASAGWARSRDAIVPGTPVQQTHADDVLLSTALTRPLATGGALGLRLSADLSQADYSSELGDGSGTLAPSTVDTRLASLSLFGAHPLLRGAGTNTARAQRRRARAARDIAGLQREAVAAGLVRDVVVACWNALLASEEAEIRRALTESARQQLQAVQAGIGVGKQPPSAAAEVVVAVALRQDDAIAGEDAARAASVDLAKLLGAEVDEPAAETKIVEPLDPAIDDRRWSFESAATAAMERNPELALARARGQAATIDVEVGENGLLPQLDLAASGGIRGNAENFGGALGQLGGARSYDVQVGLVFQEPLGRRSAKGNLGVARAERQRAKLSEADITAQVRSAVLRQVGLIQTARRRIGALSETVQAATLDLDAERARFQVGRATNFDVLRRQEELAQARVHVLHAKVDYWCATAGLEALTGEILGRYGVVVR is encoded by the coding sequence GTGATAGCGGCCGTTAGCCTTCTCTTGATTCTGGATGCTGCGCCGGCGGTCGCCGACGATGGTGGCCGATCGCTGGGGATCGGGCAGGCGGTGGCGTTGGCGGTGCAGCACAACCCGAAGCTGGCTGCCGCTTCCGTTACCGTGGTCGGCAGCGAGGAAGGCATTGTCGCGGCTTCTGGCGCGGACGATTTTCTCTGGGATGCCAGCGCCGGTTGGGCGCGAAGCCGCGATGCGATCGTGCCTGGCACGCCGGTTCAGCAAACCCACGCGGATGATGTGCTGCTCTCGACGGCATTGACTCGACCGCTGGCCACGGGGGGGGCGCTGGGATTGCGGCTATCCGCGGACCTATCGCAAGCCGACTACTCGAGTGAGCTGGGCGACGGCAGCGGCACGCTGGCGCCGTCGACGGTCGATACCCGGCTGGCATCGCTGTCTTTGTTCGGGGCGCACCCGCTGCTGCGGGGCGCGGGAACGAACACCGCGCGCGCCCAGCGCCGTCGGGCTCGCGCCGCCCGCGACATAGCGGGGCTACAGCGCGAAGCGGTGGCGGCCGGTCTGGTGCGCGATGTGGTGGTGGCGTGCTGGAATGCTTTGCTGGCGTCCGAGGAAGCCGAAATTCGTCGTGCGTTGACCGAGTCAGCTCGTCAGCAGCTGCAAGCCGTACAAGCCGGCATCGGCGTCGGAAAGCAACCGCCCAGCGCCGCCGCCGAGGTGGTGGTCGCCGTGGCCCTGCGACAGGACGATGCTATCGCCGGTGAGGACGCAGCCCGCGCGGCGTCGGTCGACCTGGCGAAGCTCCTGGGGGCCGAGGTGGACGAACCGGCGGCCGAAACCAAGATCGTCGAGCCATTGGATCCCGCGATCGACGATCGTCGCTGGTCCTTTGAAAGCGCAGCGACCGCGGCGATGGAGCGCAACCCCGAGCTAGCGTTGGCGCGGGCCCGTGGGCAGGCGGCGACCATCGACGTCGAGGTGGGTGAAAACGGGCTTCTCCCGCAACTGGATCTGGCGGCGTCGGGGGGGATTCGCGGCAACGCGGAAAACTTTGGCGGGGCCCTGGGACAGCTGGGCGGGGCGCGATCGTACGATGTCCAGGTTGGCCTGGTTTTTCAAGAGCCCCTTGGTCGGCGTTCGGCCAAAGGCAACTTGGGCGTGGCCCGCGCCGAGCGGCAGCGGGCCAAGCTGTCGGAAGCGGACATCACCGCGCAGGTTCGCTCGGCGGTCTTAAGACAGGTCGGATTGATCCAGACGGCCCGTCGTCGCATCGGCGCGCTTTCAGAAACCGTCCAGGCGGCGACGCTGGATCTCGACGCCGAGCGCGCCCGTTTCCAGGTCGGGCGGGCGACCAACTTTGATGTGCTCAGGCGACAGGAAGAGCTGGCCCAGGCGCGGGTTCACGTCCTTCACGCCAAGGTCGACTACTGGTGCGCGACCGCGGGTCTGGAAGCGCTGACCGGCGAGATCCTTGGGCGCTACGGCGTGGTGGTTCGATGA
- a CDS encoding ABC transporter ATP-binding protein, whose protein sequence is MEKSTERLITLEGIKKVFLTEDMETHALSDVHLSISKGDYVSIEGPSGSGKSTLLSILGLLDAPSGGTYVLGGENVAGLSSARRAVLRNRHIGFVFQSFNLIADLTVSENVALPLTYRGMPSDERKRRVEQALERVGMSHRAKHMPAQLSGGQQQRVAVARAAAGEPLILLADEPTGNLDSKNGDAVMALLREMNRAGATICMVTHNPDYARQASRNVNLFDGRVVDDVRAAADADRSLETDA, encoded by the coding sequence ATGGAAAAAAGCACGGAACGGTTGATCACCTTGGAAGGCATCAAGAAGGTCTTTCTGACCGAAGACATGGAGACGCACGCGCTGTCCGACGTGCACCTGTCAATCAGCAAGGGCGACTATGTGTCGATTGAAGGACCATCGGGCTCGGGTAAATCGACGTTGCTGTCGATCCTGGGTTTGCTGGATGCGCCCAGCGGCGGGACGTACGTGCTCGGCGGTGAGAACGTCGCCGGCCTGTCGTCAGCGCGGCGAGCAGTGCTGCGCAATCGACACATCGGCTTTGTCTTTCAGAGTTTCAATCTGATCGCCGACCTGACCGTCTCTGAAAACGTGGCTTTGCCGCTGACGTACCGTGGGATGCCCAGCGACGAGCGCAAACGCCGCGTCGAGCAGGCGCTGGAACGAGTGGGCATGTCCCATCGGGCCAAGCACATGCCAGCGCAGTTATCGGGAGGGCAACAGCAGCGGGTGGCCGTGGCGCGCGCGGCCGCCGGCGAGCCGCTGATCTTGCTGGCCGACGAACCGACGGGGAATCTCGATTCGAAGAACGGCGACGCGGTGATGGCGCTGCTTCGCGAGATGAACCGCGCCGGCGCCACCATCTGCATGGTCACGCACAACCCCGATTACGCGCGCCAGGCCAGCCGCAACGTGAACCTCTTCGACGGGCGGGTGGTCGACGACGTGCGGGCCGCCGCCGATGCCGATCGATCTCTGGAAACCGACGCATGA
- a CDS encoding ABC transporter permease yields MSALWQDLRLGARMLAKSPAFTAVAVTALALGLGVNAAVFSAVNTFLLRPLPVEDPARLVRVQGGRHNQPLGWGGLSYGQYQAISVLDQVFSGVAASAIDGCAVSNGESRRSRGAEPSEVINGEEVSGNFLSVLGVRPALGRGFSPDEGINPGADPVVLISDGLWRRRYGANPTVVGRKIYFNQTAMTIIGVMPAAFKGAVFQSRIDFWVPLVLRARVAGGDNGFTTDREIRAFSAFGRLRPGVTQAQAAERLSVLAGELARQFPATDAGLDLYAMPEVRGRYGRYYDSVRLSCVLALVISCLVLVIGCANVVNLLLARATARTKEIGIRLALGAGRGRIVRQSLTESLLLAVIGGVLGVVLALWFADLMHAFVPPKTMRFELTFQPDARTIAWIVGSALAAGLLCGVLPAARSSSADVLTALKTDVGAEGQRVRRLGLRQLLVVGQLAISIVVVVCGGLFVRSLRNLEKADPGFRYETLVSATVDPTLVWDSELTEPNLERLYNELKQRLEARPGVVSVSSARNIPLNYWDLDGPVVKDGDPPPPANQGLMVPFSMVDTKYFETMGTDLLAGRDFLPGEHQGVASTAVINGQLARQLFGSERDAVGRRFRMGGPQSPLLEVVGVAKDGHYRNLFEEPTPWVFLPNRSAASKAIDLTMRTILIRGASRQDLPSIVQSLRTEVGNLDARIPVDGLTVGDGHLSWVMYAPRIAAELGMILGLLALALATMGIYSLMTYTVSQRTKEIGIRIALGGRMGDVLRLVLGQALTLVALGVVVGVSGALAVTRLLNDFLFGVGTTDLPTLAGTVVLLTVVAMLATLLPARRAAKVDPMVALRYE; encoded by the coding sequence ATGAGCGCGCTCTGGCAGGATCTGCGGCTTGGCGCGCGCATGCTGGCCAAGTCGCCGGCGTTCACCGCGGTCGCCGTCACCGCCCTGGCGCTGGGACTGGGGGTGAACGCCGCCGTGTTCAGCGCCGTCAACACGTTCTTGCTGCGCCCGTTGCCGGTGGAGGATCCGGCGCGTCTGGTGCGGGTGCAAGGCGGGCGGCACAACCAACCGCTCGGCTGGGGCGGCCTCTCCTACGGCCAATATCAAGCGATCAGTGTTCTGGACCAGGTTTTCTCGGGCGTCGCCGCTTCGGCCATCGACGGTTGCGCCGTCAGCAACGGCGAAAGCCGGCGCTCGCGCGGGGCTGAGCCGTCGGAGGTGATCAACGGCGAAGAAGTCAGCGGCAATTTCCTGTCTGTGCTGGGCGTCCGTCCGGCGCTGGGGCGCGGGTTTTCCCCCGACGAGGGCATCAACCCAGGAGCCGATCCGGTGGTGCTAATCAGCGACGGTCTATGGCGCCGGCGATACGGTGCCAATCCGACGGTGGTGGGCCGCAAGATCTATTTCAACCAGACGGCGATGACTATCATCGGCGTCATGCCGGCGGCGTTCAAAGGCGCCGTGTTTCAGTCACGGATCGATTTCTGGGTGCCGCTGGTGTTGCGAGCGCGGGTGGCTGGCGGCGATAATGGGTTCACAACGGACCGTGAAATTCGCGCATTCAGCGCGTTTGGACGCCTGCGGCCGGGCGTCACCCAAGCGCAAGCGGCGGAGCGATTGTCGGTTCTGGCCGGTGAGCTGGCTCGACAGTTTCCAGCCACCGACGCTGGGCTGGATCTCTACGCAATGCCGGAGGTTCGCGGCCGGTACGGGCGCTATTACGACTCCGTGCGGCTCAGTTGCGTGCTGGCCCTGGTGATCAGCTGCCTGGTGCTGGTGATCGGCTGCGCCAACGTAGTCAATTTGCTGCTGGCGCGTGCCACAGCGCGGACCAAAGAGATCGGGATTCGATTGGCGCTGGGCGCTGGCCGAGGGCGTATCGTCCGCCAATCGCTGACCGAAAGTCTGCTGCTGGCGGTGATCGGTGGCGTCCTGGGTGTCGTGTTGGCGCTGTGGTTCGCCGATCTGATGCATGCCTTCGTGCCGCCGAAGACCATGCGCTTCGAGCTGACGTTTCAGCCCGATGCCCGCACGATCGCCTGGATCGTGGGCAGTGCGCTGGCGGCGGGGCTTTTGTGCGGAGTTTTGCCGGCGGCGCGCTCGTCCAGCGCAGATGTCTTGACGGCTCTGAAAACCGACGTGGGGGCTGAAGGCCAGCGCGTGCGCCGCCTGGGCCTGCGCCAGCTGCTGGTCGTCGGGCAGCTGGCCATCTCGATCGTGGTGGTGGTCTGCGGCGGCCTTTTCGTGCGCAGCCTGCGCAATTTGGAGAAGGCGGATCCGGGATTTCGTTACGAAACCCTGGTCTCGGCGACCGTTGATCCGACGTTGGTGTGGGACAGCGAGCTGACGGAACCGAATCTGGAGCGCCTTTACAATGAATTGAAACAACGACTGGAAGCCCGACCGGGGGTGGTCAGCGTCTCGTCGGCACGGAATATACCTCTGAATTATTGGGACCTCGACGGTCCGGTGGTGAAAGACGGGGATCCGCCGCCGCCAGCCAATCAAGGCCTGATGGTTCCCTTCAGCATGGTCGACACAAAGTATTTCGAGACCATGGGAACGGATCTGCTAGCCGGCCGCGACTTTTTGCCCGGCGAGCATCAGGGCGTCGCCAGCACCGCGGTGATCAATGGCCAGCTGGCGCGGCAATTGTTCGGCAGCGAACGGGACGCGGTGGGGCGGCGCTTTCGCATGGGCGGTCCACAGTCGCCGCTGCTGGAAGTGGTGGGCGTGGCGAAAGACGGCCACTATCGCAACCTGTTTGAAGAGCCAACGCCGTGGGTTTTCTTGCCAAATCGTTCAGCGGCCAGTAAGGCCATCGATCTGACGATGCGGACGATTCTGATCAGGGGCGCCAGCCGGCAGGATCTGCCGTCGATCGTGCAGAGCCTGCGAACCGAGGTGGGAAACCTGGACGCGCGCATCCCGGTCGACGGTCTGACCGTCGGCGACGGACACCTGTCCTGGGTGATGTACGCGCCGCGCATCGCGGCCGAGTTGGGGATGATCCTTGGACTGCTGGCGCTGGCGCTGGCCACCATGGGGATTTACAGCTTGATGACTTACACGGTCAGCCAGCGCACCAAGGAGATCGGCATCCGCATCGCCTTGGGCGGCCGGATGGGTGACGTTCTGCGGTTGGTGTTGGGGCAAGCGTTGACGCTGGTCGCGCTGGGCGTGGTCGTCGGCGTGAGTGGGGCGTTGGCGGTGACCCGCCTGCTAAACGACTTTCTTTTCGGTGTGGGCACCACCGATCTGCCGACGCTGGCCGGCACGGTGGTCCTGCTGACGGTGGTGGCCATGCTGGCCACGCTTTTGCCGGCGCGCCGCGCGGCGAAGGTGGATCCGATGGTCGCTCTCCGGTACGAATAG
- a CDS encoding VOC family protein — protein MKIKVTSLYVNDQEKALRFYTDVLGFVKKADFTQGPFRWLTVASAEEPGGTELQLAPNDNPAARAYQQAMFEQSQPAAMFNVDDVQREYDRMKPLGAEFTMPPTKVTGSTIAMLNDTCGNRIQIVALDHRQT, from the coding sequence ATGAAGATCAAAGTCACGAGCCTCTACGTGAACGACCAGGAGAAGGCGTTGCGCTTCTATACCGACGTTCTTGGTTTCGTGAAGAAGGCGGACTTCACCCAAGGGCCGTTCAGGTGGCTCACCGTTGCCTCAGCCGAGGAGCCGGGTGGCACCGAGCTGCAGCTGGCCCCCAACGACAATCCAGCCGCTCGGGCCTACCAGCAGGCGATGTTCGAACAAAGTCAACCAGCCGCCATGTTCAACGTCGACGACGTCCAGCGGGAGTACGACCGCATGAAACCGCTGGGAGCGGAGTTCACCATGCCGCCGACCAAGGTGACCGGCTCGACCATCGCCATGCTGAACGACACCTGCGGCAATCGGATCCAGATCGTCGCCCTCGATCACCGGCAGACCTGA
- a CDS encoding ATP-binding protein, with protein sequence MTNRQRRPGRLTVGHDGRVLLAGLAASVPGLVLALGLLWAGEHSLKLQVTLTLIVVSLWVGFLNSLHEQVVRPLQSIANLLAAVREGDFSIRGRRHDAGEALGTALAEINLLGDTLREQRLGAVEASALLGKVMFEIDMAIFAFDEDRRLRLINRAGEQLVGRGPGSLLGTQAAELGMTGLLEGHGQRTLELTFAGARQSWDLRRTEFRQQGRPHQLVVLANVQRALRDEERQAWQRLVRVLGHEINNSLAPIQSIADHLLQSLRRQARPPDWEDDVTRGLTVVGRRAEGLGRFMKAYARLARLPPLKVAPIDVGEWLGRASALDARLVVVIKPGPPLFFAGDIDQLDQLLINLIRNAVDAALETGGAVSLTWGRSASVVEILISDDGPGIADATNLFVPFFTTKPNGSGIGLILSRQIAEAHRGSLDLRNRQGRSGCLAVVRLPL encoded by the coding sequence ATGACCAATCGTCAGCGGCGACCGGGCCGGCTGACGGTGGGTCACGATGGGCGGGTGTTGTTGGCCGGCCTGGCGGCCAGCGTGCCCGGTTTGGTCCTGGCGTTGGGTTTGTTATGGGCCGGCGAACATTCGTTGAAACTGCAAGTGACTCTCACTCTGATCGTCGTTTCACTGTGGGTCGGCTTTCTGAACAGTTTGCATGAACAGGTCGTTCGACCCTTACAATCCATCGCCAACCTTTTGGCGGCGGTACGCGAAGGAGATTTTTCCATTCGCGGGCGCCGGCATGACGCCGGCGAGGCGTTGGGTACGGCGCTGGCCGAGATCAACTTGCTGGGCGATACCCTGCGCGAACAGCGGCTCGGCGCGGTTGAGGCCAGCGCGCTGCTCGGCAAGGTGATGTTCGAGATCGACATGGCCATCTTCGCCTTCGACGAAGACCGGCGGCTGCGATTGATTAACCGCGCCGGCGAGCAGCTTGTCGGCCGCGGTCCGGGAAGCCTGCTGGGAACGCAGGCGGCTGAACTGGGAATGACCGGGCTGCTGGAGGGCCATGGACAACGGACTTTGGAACTGACGTTCGCCGGCGCTCGCCAGTCCTGGGATCTGCGCCGCACGGAATTTCGTCAGCAGGGACGGCCGCACCAGTTGGTTGTTCTGGCCAATGTGCAGCGAGCGCTCCGCGACGAAGAACGACAGGCCTGGCAGCGCCTGGTGCGGGTGCTGGGACACGAGATCAACAATTCGCTGGCACCGATCCAATCGATTGCCGATCACCTGCTGCAGTCCTTGCGGCGCCAGGCCCGCCCACCCGATTGGGAAGACGATGTCACCCGCGGCCTGACGGTCGTCGGGCGGCGCGCCGAAGGGTTGGGTCGATTCATGAAAGCGTATGCGCGGCTGGCGCGATTGCCGCCGTTGAAAGTCGCACCAATCGATGTCGGTGAATGGCTGGGGCGGGCCTCGGCGTTGGACGCCCGCCTGGTTGTGGTGATCAAACCGGGTCCGCCACTATTCTTCGCCGGCGACATCGATCAGCTGGATCAGCTTTTGATCAATTTGATTCGCAACGCAGTCGACGCCGCGCTGGAGACGGGTGGCGCCGTCAGCTTGACCTGGGGGCGTTCCGCAAGCGTTGTTGAGATCTTGATTTCCGATGACGGCCCCGGGATCGCCGACGCCACCAACCTGTTCGTCCCGTTTTTCACGACAAAACCGAACGGATCGGGCATCGGACTCATTCTCAGTCGCCAGATCGCCGAAGCCCATCGCGGGTCGTTGGATCTGCGAAATCGCCAGGGCCGATCGGGGTGCCTGGCAGTTGTGCGTCTGCCACTGTGA
- a CDS encoding AAC(3)-I family aminoglycoside N-acetyltransferase has translation MAFAYKQVSVSDLPILKQLLAVFGEAFAEPATYQGAVPTDGYLKALLGKSHFIALAAIDRQDVVGGLVAYELEKFEQARSEIYIYDLAVREGHRRQGAATGLIHELQRIAKERGAYVIFVQADVGDEPAIRLYESLGTRQDVYHFDIPPEK, from the coding sequence ATGGCATTTGCGTACAAGCAGGTCTCGGTTTCCGATTTGCCGATTCTCAAGCAGCTGCTGGCGGTATTTGGCGAAGCCTTTGCGGAGCCGGCGACGTACCAGGGCGCGGTGCCAACCGACGGTTACCTGAAGGCGCTGCTGGGAAAATCGCACTTCATCGCCCTGGCGGCGATCGACCGGCAGGATGTCGTGGGCGGGCTGGTGGCCTACGAGCTGGAGAAGTTCGAGCAAGCGCGGAGCGAGATCTATATCTACGACCTTGCGGTGCGGGAGGGACATCGCCGCCAAGGCGCCGCCACCGGCCTCATCCACGAACTGCAGCGCATCGCCAAGGAACGGGGCGCCTATGTCATCTTCGTGCAGGCCGACGTGGGCGATGAGCCGGCGATCCGTCTTTATGAATCTCTGGGGACGCGGCAGGACGTGTATCACTTCGACATCCCGCCCGAAAAATAG